Within the Littorina saxatilis isolate snail1 unplaced genomic scaffold, US_GU_Lsax_2.0 scaffold_3780, whole genome shotgun sequence genome, the region CGTACCCCTGTCCTCTCTGGCGAACGATCGCGCTCCAGGAGCGGGTGTTGAAGATGTGTCGGATGTCACCATCATGGTGTGTCCCCTGCACACCTCTTGGTCAAAGGTGAAGGTCACACAGCACGGCCGTTGCTCGCAGAGAGCGGCGCAATGCAGTCGACTTTTCGCCGGTTGCTCGAAAATAATATTCTCCGAGAAAGCTTTGTTGTCGACGCCAACGTAGATGTACACGTCACTCTTCGTAGTAATCGTTGTA harbors:
- the LOC138956088 gene encoding uncharacterized protein — its product is MPLVLMILVGVFAAVSATTITTKSDVYIYVGVDNKAFSENIIFEQPAKSRLHCAALCEQRPCCVTFTFDQEVCRGHTMMVTSDTSSTPAPGARSFAREDREWLDTTCDNNDGCCEPNAVCFTGLCKCSPGYYYSQCTKTCLS